The Sinorhizobium chiapasense sequence GATTACCGTCCAAAGTCCTTTCGACGGATCCGTTGTGGGAACGGTCGAGGCGACGGACGCAAGTGAAGTCGACACTCTACTCGCACGTGCCCGGCGCGGCGCCGAGCTGTCGCGCGGGCTTGCAAGGCATCAGCGCGCCAGCATTCTCGAAGGGGCTGCCCAGATCATTGAAGGCAACCGCGATCGGTTTGCCGAAACCATCGTCCGCGAAGCCGGAAAAACGATCGTCCAGGCCCGCAAGGAGGTTCTCCGCTGCGTCAACACTCTGAAGCTGTCGGCAGAAGAGGCCAAGCGCAACGCCGGCGAAATCGTACCCTTCGACGCCTATGCCGGATCGGAGCAGCGGCAGGGTTGGTTCAGCCGTGAGCCGCTTGGTATCATAACCGCCATCACACCCTACAACGACCCGCTGAACCTCGTCGCTCACAAGCTCGGTCCGGCAATCGCCGGCGGTAATGCCGTGCTGCTGAAGCCGTCGGAGCTGACGCCGCTTTCGGCGATCAACCTTGTTGACGCGCTTCGCGAGGCGGGCTTGCCCGACGAGGTCATTACAGTGGCGGTAGGTGGAACCGATCTGGGCAGGGCCTTGGTCGCTGCGCGCGAGGTACGTATGGTGTCGTTCACCGGCGGCTTTGCCACTGGCGAAGCCATCAGCCGCACGGCGGGCTTGAAGAAGCTGGCGATGGAACTTGGCGGCAATGCGCCCGTCATCGTCATGGGCGATTGCGACTTCGACAAGGCTGTCGAGGCTTGCCTTTCCGGGGCCTTCTGGGCTGCAGGGCAGAACTGCATCGGTGCCCAGCGTGTACTCGTGCAGGCCGAAATCTATGATCGCTTTCGCGATGCGTTCATCACAGCGACGGAGAAGCTGAAGGCGGGAGATCCGTTGCGCGAGGATACTGATGTGGGCCCAATGATCGCGAAACAAGCAGCCGAACGCACCGAAGCGGCAGTCAATGACGCGATCGCGGCCGGGGCAAAGCTGCTCTGCGGTCACAAGCGCGAAGGGTCGCTTTATCATCCGACGGTGCTCGAAGGCACGCCGACGACCTGCCGCCTGTGGCACGAGGAAGTGTTTGCCCCTGTAGTCATGCTTGCTCCGTTTGAGACGCTCGATGAAGCGATCGAACTGGCGAATGAACCCGAATACAGCCTGCACGCCGGTATCTTCACCAACAACCTGTCTGTCGCGCTGGGAGCCGCAAGCAGAATCGAGGCTGGCGGGGTGATGGTCAACGATTCCTCGGACTACCGCTTTGACGCCATGCCCTTCGGCGGGTCCAAATATGGCAGCATGGGCCGGGAGGGCGTTCGCTTTGCCTACGAGGAAATGACCCAGCCGAAGGTCGTTTGCATCAATCGCGGGTGAGCGATTGCGAACTGGTCTTTTCTATCAACCTGCAGCTCGCGATAGACCGCACGGGTTCTGAACTGACCCGGTGGACGGCGAGTGCAACCTCCGTCGAGGATAGGATGTCTAGCGACAGTCGTATTGAATATGATCCCTTGGGTGCCGTAAGCGTGCCATTGGACCGATATTTCGGGGCACAGACAGCGAGAGCGATCGAGAATTTTCCGATCTCAGGGATTGCGATCAGAAGCTTGCCGTTCGTCATTCAAGCGTTGGCCCACGTCAAGATGGCTGCCGCGCAGGCCAATTTCGACGAAGGCTTGCTGTCAGAAGCAAAGCGCGACGCGATACTCCAGGCCTGCCACGAGGTGCTTGCCGGTAAATACGACGAGGAGTTCCTCGTCGATGTGTTTCAGGGCGGAGCCGGCACCTCGACAAACATGAACATGAATGAAGTGCTCGCCAATCGCGCGAGCGAGATCCTGGGCAGCGCACGAGGGCAGGGACGGCTCGTTCACCCTAATGACGACGTCAATAGGTCTCAGTCAACGAATGATGCCTATGCCACGGCCGTTCGCCTGTCGATGATCCCGGCGAGCCGCGCGCTGCGGGATGCGCTTGCCGTTCTTGCATCGGCTCTGAATGACAAGGCGGAAGAATTTGGCGGTATCAGAAAGCTTGGTCGGACACAGTTGCAGGACGCCGTCCCGATGACGCTTGGTCAGGAATTTGCGGCATTCGCAACAACGCTTCTGGAAGACTGCGACCGCCTGAACGAAACCGAGCGCTTGTTTCTGGAAGTCAATCTTGGCGGGACGGCCATCGGAACCGGCGTCGCGGCCTCCTCCTCCTATCCCGCCCGCGCGCTCGGGCATCTTGCCAAAAATACCGGCCTTCCGGTCGTCGGTTGCAAGGATCTGCTGGAGGCGAGCTGGGATATGGGAGCCTTCATGCTCCATATGGGGCTTCTGAAGCGTACCGCAGCCAAGCTGTCCAAGATCGCGAACGACTTCCGGCTACTGTCGAGCGGTCCGCGCGGCGGGATCGGCGAAATCATCCTGCCGGCCCTGCAGCCCGGTTCATCGTTGATGCCGGGTAAGATCAATCCCGTTGCCGCCGAAGCGCTGAACCAAGTCTGCTTCTACGTCTATGGCATGGACACGACCGTCGGTATCGCCGCCGAGGCCGGACAGCTGCAGCTCAACGCCATGGAGCCCGTCATCGTATTCAGCATCCACAACGCCATGAGCCTTCTCCGCAACGCGGTGCTGAGCTTCGCCCGCACGTGTGTTGAAGGTGTCCAAGCCAATGCCGCAAGATGCGAAGCGCACCTCACGAGCAGTACTGCCTTTGCGACGGAACTCGTCGCAACGATCGGCTACGAAGCAGCGGCCGAGCTCGTCAAGGAGAAGCTGGCCGGCTAAATACCACAAGCTCGTCGCGCAAAGTAATCAAGCGGAAGGCTATGGTCGGCAGACACAAGGTCGAGGACCTATTCGCCCAACCGGAGGTTGGAGGCGCATTGCGGCACGCCTTCAACGATGTGTCGACAGGTCTTGTTCATGCAGCTTCCGTCATCTCGGCAGCCATCGACGACTCCTGGCTCGTAGATCACGTCAGTGAACCGAAAGCGCCAATGTTTGACGAAACATTTGTATCGATCGCGCCGATACACCTTCGACGTCCTTGACCACACGCAGAATGACCGCCGATTCCACTCATGCCATTTGGCGCATGACACCGCGGTCCCCACACGGGTACAGCAGACTAAAGACCACCCATGCAGAGATATTTCATCTCAAGATAGTCCTCGAGCCCGTGGCGTGATCCCTCACGTCCGATGCCCGATTGCTTCACACCGCCAAACGGCGCTGCCTCGGATGACATTCGTCCGGTGTTGATACCGACCATGCCATATTCGAGGGCTTCGGCCACTCGCCAGACCCGCTTGAAAAACTCATCGTGCACAGTGGAATGGACGTAAAGCCGGTTTGCCGAAACGCACGTCTGGCCGGCATTGCGGAACTTTGCCTGGATCGCGCCTTCCACGGCCGCGTCCACATCCGCGTCATCGAAGACGATGAAGGGCGCATTGCCGCCGAGCTCGAAACTCACCTTCTTGATCTGGTCGGAGCATTGCCGCATAAGAGCCGTCCTACCTCCGTCGAGCCGGTGAAGCTGATCTTGCGGACCTTGGAATTACTGCAGAGTTCGCGTCCGACCCCATCGCCTTCCGACGCATAGACTAGGTTGAGAACGCCGTCCGGGAAGCCGGCCAGTCGGGCGAGCGCGGACATGGCGCCGGCAACGAGCGGGGTTTGCTCGGCGGGTTTCTTTCTTATTGGTTATCGCAATCAGGTATTCGTTTCAAAACGCGTCAAACGGAACCAAGCAATATGCTCGTCTCGGTAGTCGCTACTCCATCGATGCTCCGGACTTCGCGTAATACCCGGTCAAAATCCGCCAGCGTTTCAGCGCGGAGTTCTGCTACATAATCCCATACACCATTTGTTGTGTAGAGAGCGACGACCTCCGGCAATCCATTCAGCGCCTTTATGATGGCTGCAGGCTTTGTGCCCGAAGTCTTGATGTTCATCATCGCACGCAAAACATTCGCGTCGATTTCCTCGCGTGTGCGGACCGTAAACCCCCGGATGGCATTCGAGCTAATGAGCTTGTCCAACCTCTTTTGAATGGTGCCTCTCGACACGTCGAGCTTGGCCGCCAGGATCGCTACTGGCATCCGCCCATCCAGCCGAAGCTGCGCGATAAGCTTCCTATCCAAATCATCCATTTCGAGCCTCATGTAGCAATGTGCGCATCATGATATAGCAAACTGATTAAAAAAAGAAGCTTTTAGCTAGCATATGTGCGCTTTACGGTCAGCAAACCGCAAGGCTATTCTTGCCTTCAACGGAATGGAGGGGTCTTGGTGACAATGCAGGCAAACGCGGTTTCGCTTACCGGTATGGACGGCTCCTCTCCCGCGCAGGCGTTGGGCTCAGCTCGAGTGCATAAAATACTGCAGGCCGTGGAAGAGGGTTTCGAACGCCAAGTGGCCTTCCTTACGGAAATTGTCCAATCGCCCTCTCTTCGGGGAAACGAGGCGGGCGTGCAGAAGATCGTTGCAGATGCATTGTCCGAACGTGGCTACAAGGTTGACCGGTTCGCTATTGATGAAAGGCTCATTGGTGTGGATCCGGCGTTCTCGCCGATGAATACCCAGCTTAGGGATACGGGTATTGTTATTGGCATGCGCGAGGCGGAGCGGAGAGGCGGCAGGTCGCTGGCCCTGAACGCCCATGTCGACGTCGTGCCAACCGGTCCCGAGCAGCGTTGGAAGTATCCGCCATATTCGGCCAAGCGTGAAGGCGACTGGCTCTATGGTCGCGGTGCCGGTGATATGAAGGCTGGGCTCTGTGCCAATCTGTTTGCGTTGGACGCACTGCAGGCAGCCGGCCTCAAGCTTAAAGGCCAGGTGCAAATCCAGTCCGTGATAGAAGAGGAAGTGACCGGCAACGGTGCCGCAATGGTGCTGGCCGCAGGCTACAAGGCCGATGCAGTTCTAATCTCTGAACCCACGGATGAAAAGCTGGTTGCGGCCAATACCGGCGTGATGAAATTCGCGATCACGGTACAGGGCGTGCCAGCGCATCCCTTCGAGGTTGCGCGGGGTAGAAGCGCGATCGATGTAGCTTATCGGACAATAAAACAGCTTCGTGTTCTGGAAAGCCGATGGAGAAGCCAGCATTCGGCAGCAGGCGAGCTGTTCGATGCCGTCGACAATCCGATCGCATTGACCATCGGCACGATCTCGGGGGGCGAATGGCTTGCATCAGTGCCCAGCGAATGCCGCTTCGAAGGCCGAATTGGTTTTTATCCTCATGAAGATGTCTCGGTGCGCGCGAAGGAGTTCGAGGAATTCGTCGAGGACGCGTTTCAAACAGATACATTTCTCACTGGATGTCCGCGTCCCGAGATCGAATGGGTAGGTGTCAAGCAAGCTGGATTCGTACTGGAGCCAGGTTCGCAGGCCGAAAGCTGCCTTGCGATGGCCCACCGCACGGCTAATGGCGAGGGCCGGTCGCTCGAAAGGTTCGTGATGCCCTGCTATCTCGATGCTTCCGTTTTCGCCCGACATGGCGGCATGACCAGTCTTGTCTACGGACCCGTTGCCGAGGCCATCCATGCCGTGGATGAGCGTGTCAGCCTGGCATCCCTCAAGCACGTAACCAAGACGATCGCCTTGTTTACAGCGGCCTGGTGCGGCGTTGAGGACGCCTGATATCTGATGAACTAGGCTGTCCCTGACGGCTGTTTGGTCAGATCCACCCGACATTCCTGATTATCGAACTCAGCCGCAATGCACTTGCGGCGAGGAGGGCTGTTTTGTCAGCGCTCCTCTTATACCGGGCACTCTGGAGGGCGTGCTCACGTCACAACCCAACCTGACCTGAATGGGAGGATTTGAAATGAAGGGCTTCATTACTGCGCTATGCACCGGCGCGTTCGTTTCGTTGATGTCGTTGTCGGTTCCGGCGTTTGCCGAGGATTTAACCGTCGCCACGGTCGCCGACTTCGTACCGTTCGAATTCAAGGACGGCGACAAATATACTGGCTTCGATATCGAGCTTTGGGATGCCATCGCAAAGGATATCGGGATTACATACAAGCTGCAGCCGATGGACTTCAACGGGATCCTGCCTGCGCTTCAGACAAAGCAGGTCGATGTCGGGATTGCTGGCATCACCATCACCAAGGAACGGGGAAAGGTCATTGATTTTTCTGACGGCTATTACACCAGCGATCTGACGTTCATGGTGCCGGCCGATAGCAAGGTCACCAGCCCGGCCGGCCTGGAAGGAAAGGTTCTTGCCGTCAAGACGGGAACGACCAGCGAGGCCTATGCCAAGAAAAACCTTCCGAAGACGGAGCTTCGGCAGTTCCCGAATGGTGACAACATGTTCTTGGAAGTCGTGACCGGCAGGGCCGACGCCGCACTCCATGACAAGCCGAACATTCTCTACTTCATCAAGACCAATGGCCAGGGCAAGGTCAAAGCCATCGGCGATGCGAAGCAGTCCGAGGAATATGGGATCACCTTCCCCAAGGGTAGTGAACTTCGCGACAAGGTGAATGTTTCGCTCGCCAAGCTGAAGGCCAACGGAACCTACGACGCAATCTACAAGAAGTGGTTCAACTGAAGGCGAGCGGCTGTAGAGGCCACTCAATTTTCTGGAGGAAGGAAGATGTCATGCGGAGCAGGCTCCGCATGACACTTCATAGGGGGAGAAATGGAACTTGATTGGTCTGTCGTAGCGACAGCGTTGCCAGAGCTTCTGGCGGGTGCACGGATTACCATCGTCATCGCACTCATCGGCCTTTTCGGCGGATCAGCTGTCGGTGCCTTGGCGGGCCTCTGCCGCGTCTATGGCGGTGTCATATTGAACGCGATCGCATTCGTATATGTCGAGGTGATCCGTGGCACGCCCATGTTGGTGCAGGTGATGTTCATCTATTTTGCCTTGCCGCTGCTGGTCGACATCCGGATTGATCCTTTCCTTGCTGCGGTCATCGCCGTAGTCATCAATTCGGGTGCTTACATTGCCGAGATTTTCAGGAGCGCCCTGCTTTCGATCAACAAGGGACTGACGGAGGCCGGGTTAGCGCTGGGCATGCCGGGTTGGAAGGTTCTCACGAATGTTGTCGGCCCGTTGGCCTTACGGCGTGTCCTAGCACCGCTCGGGAACCAGTTCATCGTCAGCATCAAAGACACGTCACTCTTTATCGTGATCGGTGTGGCCGAGCTTACGAGGGCGGGCCAGGAAATCATGGCGACCAATTTCCGAGCGGTCGAAATCTGGAGCGCCGTGGCGGTCCTCTACCTCATCATGACCGGTGTGCTGTCATTTCTGTTGCGGGTCACG is a genomic window containing:
- a CDS encoding aldehyde dehydrogenase family protein, which translates into the protein MTAAKLHVTTSLASITVQSPFDGSVVGTVEATDASEVDTLLARARRGAELSRGLARHQRASILEGAAQIIEGNRDRFAETIVREAGKTIVQARKEVLRCVNTLKLSAEEAKRNAGEIVPFDAYAGSEQRQGWFSREPLGIITAITPYNDPLNLVAHKLGPAIAGGNAVLLKPSELTPLSAINLVDALREAGLPDEVITVAVGGTDLGRALVAAREVRMVSFTGGFATGEAISRTAGLKKLAMELGGNAPVIVMGDCDFDKAVEACLSGAFWAAGQNCIGAQRVLVQAEIYDRFRDAFITATEKLKAGDPLREDTDVGPMIAKQAAERTEAAVNDAIAAGAKLLCGHKREGSLYHPTVLEGTPTTCRLWHEEVFAPVVMLAPFETLDEAIELANEPEYSLHAGIFTNNLSVALGAASRIEAGGVMVNDSSDYRFDAMPFGGSKYGSMGREGVRFAYEEMTQPKVVCINRG
- a CDS encoding aspartate ammonia-lyase; its protein translation is MSSDSRIEYDPLGAVSVPLDRYFGAQTARAIENFPISGIAIRSLPFVIQALAHVKMAAAQANFDEGLLSEAKRDAILQACHEVLAGKYDEEFLVDVFQGGAGTSTNMNMNEVLANRASEILGSARGQGRLVHPNDDVNRSQSTNDAYATAVRLSMIPASRALRDALAVLASALNDKAEEFGGIRKLGRTQLQDAVPMTLGQEFAAFATTLLEDCDRLNETERLFLEVNLGGTAIGTGVAASSSYPARALGHLAKNTGLPVVGCKDLLEASWDMGAFMLHMGLLKRTAAKLSKIANDFRLLSSGPRGGIGEIILPALQPGSSLMPGKINPVAAEALNQVCFYVYGMDTTVGIAAEAGQLQLNAMEPVIVFSIHNAMSLLRNAVLSFARTCVEGVQANAARCEAHLTSSTAFATELVATIGYEAAAELVKEKLAG
- a CDS encoding aldehyde dehydrogenase family protein, producing the protein MVGINTGRMSSEAAPFGGVKQSGIGREGSRHGLEDYLEMKYLCMGGL
- a CDS encoding Lrp/AsnC family transcriptional regulator, which produces MDDLDRKLIAQLRLDGRMPVAILAAKLDVSRGTIQKRLDKLISSNAIRGFTVRTREEIDANVLRAMMNIKTSGTKPAAIIKALNGLPEVVALYTTNGVWDYVAELRAETLADFDRVLREVRSIDGVATTETSILLGSV
- a CDS encoding ArgE/DapE family deacylase — protein: MQANAVSLTGMDGSSPAQALGSARVHKILQAVEEGFERQVAFLTEIVQSPSLRGNEAGVQKIVADALSERGYKVDRFAIDERLIGVDPAFSPMNTQLRDTGIVIGMREAERRGGRSLALNAHVDVVPTGPEQRWKYPPYSAKREGDWLYGRGAGDMKAGLCANLFALDALQAAGLKLKGQVQIQSVIEEEVTGNGAAMVLAAGYKADAVLISEPTDEKLVAANTGVMKFAITVQGVPAHPFEVARGRSAIDVAYRTIKQLRVLESRWRSQHSAAGELFDAVDNPIALTIGTISGGEWLASVPSECRFEGRIGFYPHEDVSVRAKEFEEFVEDAFQTDTFLTGCPRPEIEWVGVKQAGFVLEPGSQAESCLAMAHRTANGEGRSLERFVMPCYLDASVFARHGGMTSLVYGPVAEAIHAVDERVSLASLKHVTKTIALFTAAWCGVEDA
- the glnH gene encoding glutamine ABC transporter substrate-binding protein GlnH — translated: MKGFITALCTGAFVSLMSLSVPAFAEDLTVATVADFVPFEFKDGDKYTGFDIELWDAIAKDIGITYKLQPMDFNGILPALQTKQVDVGIAGITITKERGKVIDFSDGYYTSDLTFMVPADSKVTSPAGLEGKVLAVKTGTTSEAYAKKNLPKTELRQFPNGDNMFLEVVTGRADAALHDKPNILYFIKTNGQGKVKAIGDAKQSEEYGITFPKGSELRDKVNVSLAKLKANGTYDAIYKKWFN
- the glnP gene encoding glutamine ABC transporter permease GlnP — encoded protein: MELDWSVVATALPELLAGARITIVIALIGLFGGSAVGALAGLCRVYGGVILNAIAFVYVEVIRGTPMLVQVMFIYFALPLLVDIRIDPFLAAVIAVVINSGAYIAEIFRSALLSINKGLTEAGLALGMPGWKVLTNVVGPLALRRVLAPLGNQFIVSIKDTSLFIVIGVAELTRAGQEIMATNFRAVEIWSAVAVLYLIMTGVLSFLLRVTEKRMRVL